TATACGCGCACGCCGCCCGTGGAGCGCACGGCGGGGACCAACACCTCGGGCGATGTGGAGGCGGGGCTTCGGGCCATGGCCGCGCACATTCCGCTGCGCCGGGTGGGCGAGCCGGAGGAGTTCGCCGCGGCGGCCGCGTTCCTCGCCAGCGAGCGAGCGTCGTTCATCACGGGCACGGTGCAGCTCATCGACGGCGGCGCGAGCGTCATCGGATGAGCACCGTGTCCCAGCCCGCGCCGCTGGTGGTGAAGATTGGCGGCGCCGCGGGCGTGGACCTGGAGAACGTCTGCGCCGACGTGGCGGAGCTGCGTCAGCGTGGCGAGCGCGTCATCGTGGTGAATGGTGGTTCGGAGGCCGGTGACTCGCTGCTGGCCTCGTTGGGCATGGAGCGCACGGAGGCGCTGACGGCCTCCGGCAACGTGGTGCGGCTGACGAACGAGGCCACGCTGCGCGTGCTGACGATGGCGTGGGTGGGGGACGTCAACAAGCGCGCGGTGCTCGCGCTGCTGTCGCGCAGTGTCCCCGCGATGGGGATGTGCGGCGCGGATGGGCGGGTGCTGGTGGCGCGGCGCAGGCCGCCCTTGAAGCTCCAGGACGGCACTCGCACGCGCATCGACCGTACGCACCTGGCTGGCGAGATTGTCGAGGTGAACACGCGGCTGCTCGGCGTACTGCTCGACGCGGGCCAGACGCCGGTCGTGTGTCCTCCGGCGGTGACGGAGGATGGGACGCTGGTGAACGTGGACGCGGACCAGGTGGCCGCCGCCATCGCCTCCGCGCTGGGGGCTCGCGCGCTGGTGATGCTGTCCAATGTGGCGGGGCTGCTCGAGGACCCAGCGGACCCCACGTCGCTCATCCGTGAAAGTGCGGATGTCGAGCGGGTCATGGGCTTCGCGCGGGGGCGCATGCGCTACAAGCTGGAGGCCGCGCGGCGTGCGCTCGCGGGAGGCGTGCTGTCCGCGCACGTCACGGCCTCGGCGGCGCCTCGCCCCGTGCTGTCCGCGCTGGCGGGCGAGGCGGGAACGAAGCTCACTTCTTCGGGTGTGAAGGTGGCTGATGCGGGTGCGTGAGGCGAGCTCGGAGCTGTTGCGGTGGATGCTGGAGCACTACAGCCCCAGCCACCAGGAGCGCGACTTCTCCCGCGCGCTCGCGGACCGCCTGGAGCGGCGCGGCTGGCGCGCCCATGTCGACGAGATGGGCAACACCGTGGCCAGCCTCGGTGACGGCGACACCTGCGTCGCGCTGCTGGGCCACATCGACACCGTGCCCGGCGACATCCCCGTGCGCCTCGAAGGTACACGCCTGTTCGGCCGTGGCGCGGTGGACGCCAAGGGCGCGCTGGCCGCGTTCATCGAAGCCGCGGAGCTGCTCGACGACACCGAGCGCGCCGGCAAGCGCTTCCTCCTCCTCGGCTGTGTGGAGGAAGAGGTCGCCATCACCCGAGGCGCGCTCCACGCTCGCGAGCACCACCGTCCGGACTTCGTCGTCAACGGCGAGCCCAGCGGCGCTCACGCCATCACCCTCGGCTACAAGGGCCTCGTCCGGCTGGAGCTCGAGTACCGCGCCGCGCGCAAGCACACCGCCAGCCGCAACTATCGCGCCCCCGCCGAGCACCTCGTCGACGCCTGGAACGCCCTGCGCCGCCGCTGCGACGAGCGCAACGCGGGCTGCACCCTCTTCGAGCAGGACCTGCCCTCGCTCCTGTCCTTCCACACGGGCACCGACCACGACACCGAGTGGGCCACCGCGAACATCAACATCCGCACCGGCCCCACCAGCGACGTGGACGCACTGCTCGCGTGCCTCACCCGCGTGCCCGACATCTCGGTGAAGACGGTGTCCCGCAAGGGCGCCGTGTCCGCCGAGGGCAATGACCCGCTCACCCGCGCCTTCAAGCAGTCCATCCGCGAGCGCGGCGCGCGCCCCACCCTTCGCGTGAAGACGGGCACCTCCGACTGGAACACCGTCGCGGACACCTGGGCCGTGCCCACCGTCGCCTACGGCCCGGGTGACTCGGCGCTGGACCACACGCCCGACGAGCACATCGAACTGGGCGAGTACGAAGAAGGCGTCGCCGTGCTGGCCCGCGTGCTCGCGCTCCTGCCGAACAAGGCCAGCACCCCGGGCTGAACCGTCAGGTGCTCGCGACGTCCGCCGTGCGAGGGCGCTGCCAACGCAGCCCCACCATCGACAGGAAGAACAGCGCCGCCGCCGTCGCCGTGACTCCGCGCACGCCCACCCGGTCCGCGAGCGCGCCCTGCGCCCAGACGCCCACCGAGTAGCCCACGTTGATGAGCAGCATCGCGAGGCTGCTCACCCGGCCCTGCAGCTCGCGCGGCGTGCGCTCCTGGTTGCGCGTGCTCAGCCCCGTCATCACCACCAGATACACCGCGCCCAGGAAGAACATCGTCCCCATCGCCACGGGCAGCGTGGGCGACAGCCAGTACGCCATCGTCACCGGCCCCATCAACATCATGGACAGGTCCACCACCCGGTCCTTGCCCCAACGCACCGCGAAGCCGCCCACCAGCCCCGACGCGACGAGCGCTCCCACGCCCTGCACCGCGATGAGCACCGACGCGGCGGACGCATCCGCGCCGAACACCTGGAGCGCGAACACCGGCACCAACGCGATGAAGGGCGAGATGAACAACGCGAGCAGGAACAACGCCACCATCGCCAGGCGGATGCCCGAGTCACCCCGCGCCAGCCGCGCGCCCTCCAGGATGTCGCCCCACAGCCCTCGGGAGGACGCGGGCAGCGAAGCCTTGGGCTCCGCGCGCACCTGCGCCACCGCGAACAACACCGCGAAGAACGACAGCGTGTTCGCCACCATCACCCAGGCCACGTTGCCCGCCGCGAGCAACCCCGCCGCCAGCACCGGCCCCACGATGCGCCCCAGGTTGAACTGCGCCGACATCAGCGTCATCGCGCTGTGCAGGTCCTCCTTCGCCACCAGCCCCGCCACCAGCGCCGTGTACGCCGGCCCCGACAGCACGTGCACGCAGCCGTTGAGGAGGGAGATTGCCGCCACCGCCTGCACGGTGAGGTTCCCCGTGAAGGCCAGCGTCGCCAGCACCGCCGCGAGCAGCGCCTGGGACGCGGCGCACACCGCGACGTACTTGCGCCGGTCGAACCGGTCCGCCAGCGCGCCGCCCAAGGGCGACAGGATGAGCGAGGGCAGGTACGTCAGCGCCGCCACCCCGCCCGTCCACTCCGCGCGCCCCGTCACCTTCGTGACGAAGACGCCCAGCGCGAGCACCTCCATCCACGTGCCCACGTTGGAGACGAGCGCCCCCGACCACACCGCGAGGAACTCCCGGTGACGGAAGGCACGGAAGGACGGCAGGGACGCCAGGCTCGAGATGGACACGCGAGCCCGGTTTCTAACAGCACCCCGGCGCGCGCCGGAACAGCGCGCGGGGCCCACATGCGGACACGCCTCAGACGAGCTCGGACTTGGGCTGACGCGTCATCAGGTCCACCACCGCCATCTTGGCGTTCTTGTCCTCGTAGGCAATCAGGTAGACCTGATGGCAGATGGGCAGCTCCACGCCCGTCTTGAGCGACAGGTCACGCGCGCTGCGCGCCGTCTTCACGCCCTCGGCGACCTCCTTCATCTGCCCGAGGATGTCCGCCAGCTTCTTGCCCTTGCCCAGCTCCATGCCCACGTGCCGGTTGCGGCTGAGCTCGCCGGTGCACGTGAGGACCAGGTCGCCCATGCCGGACAGGCCCGAGAGCGTCAGGGGGTTGGCGCCCTTGCGCACCGCCAGCCGGGTGATTTCCGCCAGGCCGCGCGTGATGATGGCCGCGCGCGCGTTGTGGCCCATGCCCAGGCCGTCCGCCATGCCCGCGGCGATGGCGATGACGTTCTTCAGCGCGCCGCCGTACTGCACGCCCACCACGTCGGTGGAGGTGTAGCTGCGGAAGGTCTCCGTCTGCAGCGCCTTCTGGCAGCGCACCGCCACCTTGTCCCAGTGCGAGGCGATGGTGACCACCGTGGGCATGCGCCGCGCCAGCTCCTTGGCGAAGCTGGGGCCGGACAGCACGGCGATGTACGGGTGGAACTCCTCGGGCAGACAGTCCTCGAGCAGCTCCGTCATCGTCAGGAGCGTCTCGTTCTCGATGCCCTTGGACACGGTGATGATGGGCACGTTGCGCGGCAGGAAGTCCTTGGCGCGCGCGAGCACCTGGCGCGTGGCGTGGCTGGGCGTGGCGAGCACCACCAACTCCGCGCCGTCGAGCGCATCCTGCAGGTCCAGCGTGGCGCGCACGCGCTCGGAGATGGGGATGCCAGGCAGGTAGGTGGGGTTCTCGTGCCGCGTGTTGATGGCGTCCACCACCGTCGGCTCACGGCCCCAGAGGCGGACGTCCTCGCAGTTCGCAGCCAGCACGTTCGCCAGGGCGGTACCGAAGGAGCCTGAGCCGATGACACTGCCACGCATGGAAGACCTCGTTCGAGGGGGTGGAGGGCACCGGCGCTAGAGGCCGGTGACGATGCCGATGGAGACGACCGGCATGAAGGTCGCGTCCTCGGAGCGGCCGCGGAAGTCGCCGCCCAGGGAGACAGAGTAGGACGTTTTCTCGCTCAGCGGCACTTCGGCGCCCAGGCGCACGGGCACGGAGCCGGAGGACACCAGGTCCGGCGGCAGTCCGCCCAGGGGCGTGCGCTGGATGGGCTCGGTGTCCAGGGCCACGTGATAACGCACGTCGGCGAAGAGGCGCGGGGCGCGGGGGCCTCGCATCTGGAAGGTGCCGACGAGGCCGGGCATGACGTTCCAGTTACGGCGTCCGCTCAGGTAGCGCGCGCCCCGGTCCTCCATGCTGGCCGAGCGCAGGAAGAACGCGTGGCTGCCCTCCACCACCACGCCCAGGCTCCAGCGCGGGCCACCGTCCAGCGCCGTCCAGCGCAGCCCCAGGCGCGGCTCGTTCATCATCCCGTAGAGGGTGTCGAAGCCCGCGAGCACGTCGACGCGGGGCAGCACGCCCAGCGCGGCGCGGGCGGAGACGACGGGGAAGCCGAGTGACAGGCCCACGGCCACGCCACCCGGGCCCACGGAGCGCGCGCCCAGGAGGCTGACGCGGTTGGGGACAGGGGGAGGACCGGGTGGGGGCTCGGGGAGGCGCGGGGTCGAGGGGGCGACGGAGACGGGCTCCTCGTCGTCCGGCACGGGGACGAGGGGTGGGACCTCGGGCAGGCGAGGCAGCGGCGCGGCGTCCGGGCCGGTGGGCGCGGAGGTGGCGCCGGGGAAGCCGGTCCAGGCGGCGTCCGGGGCGTCGTTCCTGGAAGGCGCGGGCACCTGCTCGGAGGGCTGTGGAGCCGAGGGGTCCCACGGTCGCTTCTCGGGCGGAGGGGTGCGGACCACCGGGACCTGGGCCCAGGAGGTGGCATGCCCCAGGGTGAGGGCGAGCGGCACCAGGAGGAAGCGGACGGAGGGCATGGAGACGGCCGCAAGCTTAGTCCACGGCGCGGGAGGGACACGAGCCGGGTGCGGGACGGAGCGCGACCCTGGGTATGCCCCGTTGGCTGGTGGGCAGGGGGCGGTGGGAAACGTGTCCTCGGCGGCGCCGCACCGGTCTACCATCCGCGGCGCGCCGGACGGTGGGCGACCGAGGAGAGCTACGGGATGAGGGCAGGAGGGCGCGTGGCGTTGTGGGTGACACTGGCCATGGGGTTGGCGTGTCGCTCGCGCGCGACGACGGAGGCGGACGCGGATGCGGGAGCGGGGACGCGGGTGGCGACGGTCAACGCGACGCTGCCCGCGTGCGAGGTGCTGCTGCCCTCGGACGTGCGCGAGTCCATGCTGCCGGGCTTCACGATGAAGGAGGACCGGGCGTGTCCGACGTGCGGTCCGCTGTGCACGTTCCGCTCGGCGTCGGAGAAGGACGTCACGGTGTCGGTGACGTGGGACTGCAAGCCGCACTATTCACAAGCGGACACGCAGGCGCTGTTGCAGCCGACGTTGAACCTGGGCGGCGAGGAGATTCCGGCGCTCGGCAAGGCGGCGGCGCGCAGGGCTCCGGCGCAGGGGATGTTGCAGGTGATGGCGTGGGATGACGACACGCCGTGCGCGCTCATCGTCACGTGGCTCGGGGGCTCGCCGGAGCAGGCGCTGGACGTGGCCCGCCTCGCGCTCGGCGCCACGCGTCCGGACTCCTTCCGCGCACCGCCACCACCGGAGCCCGAGCTGGACTCCGGGACGAATTGATCTGGCAAGAAATCATGGCTTTCCAGTTGGATGCGGCCCTCTCCCTGGAGAAGCCAAGATGCTTCGCCTCATCCTTCGCGGCTGGCCTGCACTTCTACTGACCCCGACCCTGCTGGCTGGAGGCTGCGCTCATGCCCCGCGGCCCGAGCGTCGCATCTACGTCATTGCTGAAGACTGGTCGGGCTTTGGTGGCTCTGGTTCACGTGACTGCGATGCCGAACACGTCGCGTGCTTCGACCGATGCTGGAACTCCACTCCACCCCTGAGAAGCATCAAGCCCGGCACCGGCAAGCATCATGAGTACTGCACGGAGAAATGCCGCGAGGCCTATATGGACTGTACCCAGGCAGCGGAGCAGTCCGCGAGACGCCCTCAACCGACAACACTTCGGTTCTCCAGCATGGAGAGCGCCATCGACTGGCTCGGCGAACACAAGACCGAGGTGCTCATCGGCACCGTCGTGGTCGTCGCTGGCGTTGCGTTCATCATCTCGACGGGAGGCAGTGGCGCGCTGGTCCTCGCGCCGCTCGCGCTCTAACCCTAGAAAAGAGCAAGACGCACCATGACGACTCCCAAGAACTTCGACATGGAGACGACGCTGCGCCTCCTCGACGAGGCCGGTGGCCATTACGAGCCTGGGTCCAAGGAGGACGAGGCCCTCCAACTGGCTGGCATCGCCCTGCTCTATCTCAGACACACGCATCAGATGGATGCGTTCCTCCAGTATCGAGCAGAGTTCTCGGACCCGGCCTCCGAGGTTCGCGTCACCCAGGACTTCGCGACACGAGCACTGGCGGATGAATGGCTCGCCAGCGGAGCGGGTTCACACGGAGAACTCGTGCGTATCGTGGGACAGGGCTTCCAGGTCGTGGTCCTCCCCACGGGAAAGCGATTCCTCCGGACACCGCTCCCCGAGGAACTGGGCACGCCCCGCCCCTGACGAGCCGCGCACACCTCACAGCGTGCGCAGGTACTCCACCAGGTCGTCGACCTCGGTCTCGGTGAGGTCCGCGGTGGTGCCGTGCTTGTTGGACTCACGTCCCTGCATCAGCCGGCCCTTGAGTGACAGCGCGCTGCCGTCGTGCAGGTACGGCGCCGTGCGCGCCAGACCCAACAGCGACGGCGTGTTCAACCCGCGCTTGCGCGTGTTGTCGTCGTCGCGCATTGGCCCCGTGGTGATGAAGGTCCCCACGTCCGCCTGCTTGTTGTTCGTGAAGTGCTCGCCCTCGTGACACGTGTCACACGCGGCCTTCTTGAACACCTGCTCACCCCGCGCCTGCGCCGCCGTCAGCGCCGAGCCCCGATACGGATTGTCCGGCGTGGGAATCACGTCGATGAACGCGGACAGCTGCGCCACCATCACCCCATCCAGCGACGTGCCGCCCATCCGCCCTCGCACCGTCGCGTCCAGGAAGTCCCTCATCGAGGGGAACTCTCCGCTCCAGTGGAACGGCCCCGTCTCGGTCACCTTCCGCCCCGCCAGGCTCGGCGTCTGACGCGGCCCGTCCGGGAAGCCCCACACGTGTCCGTCATCCCGCCCGTCCAGGTGACACGACGCACACGACGCCGCCACCCCCGCACTCGTCATCCGTGAATCCAACGCCGAGTAGAACAGCTTGCGCCCCGCCGCCTCCTGCGCCGTCAGCACGTCCTCCCCCACCACCGGAATCGGCGCCCCCTGCGTGCGCACGTTCGCCACGTTCCCCGAGCCGTCGTTCACCAGCGTCGTCACCGTGTGGTCGAACGCGTTGTAGACGTACACCTTGCGCCCGTCCCGCGTCATCGCGATGCCGCTGGGCCCCGAGCCCACTCGCACCAACTGCCGCACCGTGCTGGCCCGCTCCCCCGTCAAGTCCAGCCCCGTGCGCCGCTGCGTCGGGAGGACCGCCACGTTGTCCGTCTCGCGGTTCACCAGGAACAGCCACTGCCCCGACGGGTCCACCACCGCCGCCACCGGCCCCTGGATGGGGTGACTCGACTCCGGGCTGACGATGGTCGACGGCGGGAAGTCCGGCTCCTCGCTCGGCGGCGGCCGACACCGGTCCAGGTCATCCACCCGGGGCGAGCCGTCCTCCGTGTTGAACGTCAACAGGCCCGGCGCCACCACGCCCGCCGTGTTGCACGGCCCACCTCCACCGTAGAGCGAGCCCCCAGGGCCCCGGCCATCACTGGTGAGCGAGTCCTCGCGCGCCCACAAGGTCGGCGCGAAGGCCCGCGCGCCCTCCGGCGACACCACCACGTCCGCCATGCCCCTCGGACGGAAGAGCGCGTTCGACAAGGGCATGGGAAACGGCTCATCCGCCGCCATGCCCTGCTGCGTATTCGCCCGCGTGTACAGGTCCGTGCCCTCACGCTGCATGCGCGGCTGGTGCGCGTCCGACAGGTCCACCGTCACCAGGTCCGCGTGCCGGAACAGACTGACGAGCGCCCGGCGCCCACCGTCCACCAGCGCGACGCCGCGCGGCTCCTCGCCCACCGGCAACTCCCAGCGCACCTCCAACGTGCGCGTGTCCACGGCCATCAACGTGCCGTACACCGAGGAGTCCAGCGCCGTGCTGTTCACCACGTAGAGCGTGTCCCCGTTGGGAGACACCGTCATGCCCATGGGCTCCACGCCCACCGCCACCCGCGCGGCCTCGTTCCAGTCACCCCGACGGATGACGGACACGCTGCGGGCTCCACGGTTGGAGACGTAGACGGTGTCGTCCGGGCCCACCACCACCCGCTCCGGCCCGGTGCCGACCTTCACCTCGCCCACCTTCTGTCCGCTCGCGGTCTCCACCACGGCGAGCACGCCGGTGTCCGCGTCCACCACGTACAGGAAGGCGTCATCCCGGCTGAGCGCCACCGAGCCCGAGGCGTTGGTCCACGCCGCTCCCGTGGAGCGGTCCTCGCACGCACACAGCCCGAGCGCCGCCGCCAGGACTCCGGCCAGAAGGTGCCGCTTCATGAAGCCTCCTCTCGCGTCCCCCGACGGGACCCCCATCCACCGTGTCTCATCGTCGGAGATGCCGCGCTGTGTCGAAGGGGGAGGACACGCCCGGCCCTGGTCGCTCGCCTCCCCCGCGAGCCCGCCATGCTTGCACCAGACCCCCCGCGAAGTCGATGGCCTCCCGGGGCGGACTCCGGGTGCCGGACAGACGGCCTCGCCGCCCCCCAGGATGAAACGCCACGAGCGTGTGGCACCGGGTGGGAGTAAAGGAGTAGGACGTGTCCCGTTCGTCCTCCGTCATCCTGAGCTTCCGGCGCACCTTCGCGCTGCTCATCATCCTGGTGGTGCTGCCCTCCGCGGGCCTGTCCGGCTTCGGCGTGGTGGCCATCATCAACGAGCGCGCCGCGGTGGAGAAGCGCCTGGAGGCCGCGTGGCGCGGGACGCTGGAGACGCTCTCCCAGGAGCTGCCCCGTCAGCTCGCCGAGGCCCGGCTCGAGCAGGAGGCCGGCACCCTGCGCCTGGAGGCCGCCGACGGCCGCATCCTCTCCGAGCCCGACGGCACCTTCCAGTTGGAGGGCGGCCGCGCCATCACCGAGGACCCCCAGCTCGCCGAGGCCCTGGGCACCGTGCTGCCAGAGGTCGGCTCGCTCCCCGAGGCCCCCACCTTCTTCTCCCTGTCCACCGGTGGACGCTCCGTCGTCGTCGTGGCCGAGCGTGACGGCGCCGTCGTGCGCGGCGTGCGCCTGTCCGTGCGCGCCCTGGAGACGCTGATGACGGAGCAGGTGGAGCCACGCACCGTGTCCAGCGAGCCGGTGCGCTTCGGCCTCATGCCCGTGCCCCGGGAGTCCCCCACCGAGGGTGGCCTCATGGGCAAGCTCGTGTCCGAGGTGGCCCAGGCTCGCGCGAGCGCGCTGGGTCCCCAGGTGCTCGCCGAGCGCGTGCTGTCCCCGCCCCTCCAGGACTTCCGGCTGGTGGTGCTGCCCACCGGCGAGGACCCCGTGGCCCGCGCCTCCACGCGCAACCGCGCCGTGTACGGCGTGCTCCTGGGGCTCTTCTACCTGACGCTCACCTTCGGCGTCGCCTACACCGGCCGCGTGCTGTACCGCGAAGCGCGGCTGTCGCGCATGAAGACGGACTTCGTGTCCCTGGTGAGCCACGAGCTGCGCACGCCGCTCACCTCCATCCGCATGTTCATCGAGACGCTCGCCCTGGGACGCCTCAAGGACCCGGCGCAGATGCAGGAGGTGCTCACCCTGCTGACGCGCGAGACGGAGCGGCTGTCCATCTTCATCGAGCGGGTGCTGGACTGGTCGCGCATCGAGGGCGGACGCAAGGTGTACCAGCGCGAGCCCATGCCGGTGACGGACGTGGTGGACACCGCCGTGTCCGCCTTCCGCGCCCAGCGGCTGGAGGGCGGCGTGGACCTGAAGGTGGACGTGGCCAATGACTTGCCGCGCGTGGACGTGGACAAGGAAGCCGTCGCGGGCGCGCTGCTCAACCTGCTGCAGAATGCCTACAAGTACAGCGGGCCGGCGGACCGGCGCATCCAGCTGAGCGCGCACCGCTCCGGCCGGTGGATTGACCTGGCGGTGGAGGACAACGGCGTGGGAATCGCTCCGAAGGAACGCAAGCGCATCTTCGAGCGCTTCTACCGGGTGGACAACCTGCTGACGCGAAAGACGGAGGGCAGCGGGCTGGGGCTGGCCATCGCCCGGCGTATCATCGAGGCGCACGGCGGACGCATCGCCGTGAAGAGCGAGCTGGGCCGTGGCAGCCGGTTCACCATCCACCTTCCGGTGCAGAAGGCATGAGCGACACGACGCGGCGCATCCTGGTGGTGGAGGATGACCTGTCCATCCTCACCGGCCTCTCCATGAACCTGCGCTTCGAGGGCTACGAGGTGCTCCAGGCCCAGGACGGCCGCACCGGCCTGCAGCGCGCGCTGGACGACAACCCGGACCTGATGGTGCTGGATTTGATGCTCCCGGAGCTCAACGGCTTCGAGCTGCTCAAGGAGCTGCGCCAGCGCGGCCGCGACACCCCCGTCGTCGTCCTGTCCGCCAAGGGCATGGAGACCGACAAGATTCTGGGCCTCAACCTGGGCGCGGACGACTACGTGGTGAAGCCCTTCGGCCTCCAGGAGCTGCTGGCGCGAATCAAGGCCGTGCTGCGCCGGCGCTACCCGACGCTGGGGGCCGCGCCGCCGGTGACGTTCGGCGACGTCAGCGTGGACATGAACGCGCGCACCGTGGCCCGGAGCGGCGCGGCCGTGGAGCTCACCGCGCAGGAGTTCAAGCTGCTGGCGCACTTCCTGGCGCACCCGGAGCGCACCTTCACCCGCGAGGAGCTCCTGTCCGGCGCGTGGGGCTACCACTACGAGGGCAGCGCGCGCACGGTGGACAACTTCATGCGCCAGCTGCGCCTGAAGTTCGAGCCGAACCCCGAGGAGCCCCGCCACTTCGTCACCGTCCGGGGCCTGGGCTACCGCTTCGAGAAGTAGCCCTTCGGGCTCACGGCCCCGCCACGCCGATGTGGCGCGAGTCCTCCAGGTCGAAGGGCTTGCCGTCGAAGCGCCCGTAGCGCTCGCGCGGGATGAAGCCCGCGGCGTTGAGGGCCGCGTCCAGCTCCTGGGGCGAGAAGTGCCGCAGCTTGAGCCGGCGGATGGGGCTGGGCACGCCCGGCTGCTTGCGCTCGCGCAGGTGCAGGGCGAACAGCGGGCGGCGCGGCTCGAGGCCCGCGTTGGGCTCCTCGTCATCGCGCGGGAGCACCGGCTCGCGCGGCGTGTTGAGCACGTCGTAGACGAAGGTGCCGTCGGGCGTGAGGTGGTGGCGCACCGTCGCGAGGAACGCCTCCAAATCGTCGTTGCCCGGCATCAACCCCAGGGCGTGCTGGGGGGCGAGGACGAGCGGGAAGCGGTCCGGCATCCGGAGCGCCCTGGGGTCCGCGACGAGGAAGCGGGCGCGGTTGGAGACCTCCGTGGGCTCCGAGGCGCGGCGCTCCTCGGCGGAGCGGATCATCACCTCGGAGGGGTCCACGCCCACCGCGGTGTAGCCGTGCTCGGCCAGGGCCCAGACCACCCGGCCGTTGGCGGCGCCCAGGACCAACACTGGCGCGCCGTGCTCGGCCGCCTGCCGCGTGTAGAAGAGGAGGTCCGGCTCCTGGCCCACCAGGGACAGCGGTGTGCGACCTCGCGCGTCGTTCCCACCCATGGAGGCAAGCCACTAGCACGTTTGCTGGGGTCTTCGGGACAGCGACTTGCCCTGGGAGGGCAGCCGATTGCCCATCCGCTGTCCGGGAGCGGACGAAGGGCGGCTTGGAGCGGCGGTAAACCCTGGCATCGGCCTTGCGATGCAGGTGCCCGGACGACGGTCGCCCATCCGGGGCGGTCCGGGTTTCGCGGGGTGGATGCGGATGACGCGGGGATGGCGCTGGGCGGGTGCGCTCTTCATGGCGGGCGCGATGTGGACCGTGGCGGGTTGCGACTCCAAGAGCGGCGACGAGTCGCAGCAGGACAACCCAGGCATGGACGACCCGGGCCCACCGCCCGAGCGTCCGGGCCCCTCGGACGGGACGGACGCGGGCACGCCGGACGGCGGAGGTGGCGAGCCCACCGAGCCCGACGCCGGGACGCCCCCGGAGCCCGACGCGGGCACGCCCACCGAGCCGGATGCGGGGACGCCGGATGGCGGTGGCGGTCCGACGACGCCGGACCCGCGCGCGGACGCGGAGATTCCCCCGCTGCCCTCGGCGTCCGGCTGGCGCTTCTACGGCGCGGACCAGGGCGGCCCGCTCACCGTGTACGGCGTGAGCGCCGACGAGGCGGGCAACATCTGGGTGGCCGGCGGCGAGGAGGGCCTGTTCCTGCTCAAGCGCGGCGCGGAGCGCTTCGTGCGCTACGGCATGGAGGAC
This genomic interval from Myxococcus guangdongensis contains the following:
- a CDS encoding class I SAM-dependent methyltransferase, coding for MGGNDARGRTPLSLVGQEPDLLFYTRQAAEHGAPVLVLGAANGRVVWALAEHGYTAVGVDPSEVMIRSAEERRASEPTEVSNRARFLVADPRALRMPDRFPLVLAPQHALGLMPGNDDLEAFLATVRHHLTPDGTFVYDVLNTPREPVLPRDDEEPNAGLEPRRPLFALHLRERKQPGVPSPIRRLKLRHFSPQELDAALNAAGFIPRERYGRFDGKPFDLEDSRHIGVAGP
- a CDS encoding response regulator transcription factor; amino-acid sequence: MSDTTRRILVVEDDLSILTGLSMNLRFEGYEVLQAQDGRTGLQRALDDNPDLMVLDLMLPELNGFELLKELRQRGRDTPVVVLSAKGMETDKILGLNLGADDYVVKPFGLQELLARIKAVLRRRYPTLGAAPPVTFGDVSVDMNARTVARSGAAVELTAQEFKLLAHFLAHPERTFTREELLSGAWGYHYEGSARTVDNFMRQLRLKFEPNPEEPRHFVTVRGLGYRFEK